From Eptesicus fuscus isolate TK198812 chromosome 14, DD_ASM_mEF_20220401, whole genome shotgun sequence, one genomic window encodes:
- the ZC3HAV1L gene encoding zinc finger CCCH-type antiviral protein 1-like isoform X1 codes for MAEPTVCSFLTKVLCAHGGRMFLQDLRAHVELSEARLGDVLRQAGPDRFLLQEVAPKEGPWDAEAEVAAGAGGGGGGGPSAWRVVAVSSARLCARYQRGECQACDQLHFCRRHMQGKCPNRDCWSTCTLSHDIHTPVNIQVLKNHGLFGLNEAQLRILLLQNDPCLLPEVCLCYNKGEALYGYCILKDKCNKFHVCKSFVRGECRLQKCKRSHQLIHAASLKLLEDQGLNVSSVVNFQIISTYRHEKLHKMLENKDNSAPSAEHSQALEKQGRPVPGAAEARPLASAPAQAAKKPCAALLRNNGHITCGSLRCARL; via the exons ATGGCGGAGCCCACCGTGTGCTCCTTCCTCACCAAGGTGCTGTGCGCCCACGGGGGCCGCATGTTCCTGCAGGACCTGCGCGCCCACGTGGAGCTCTCGGAGGCCCGGCTCGGCGACGTGCTGCGCCAGGCCGGGCCCGACCGCTTCCTGCTGCAGGAGGTGGCGCCGAAGGAGGGCCCCTGGGACGCGGAGGCCGAGGTGGCGGCGggtgcgggcggcggcggcggcggcggcccctcGGCCTGGAGGGTGGTGGCCGTGTCCTCCGCGCGCCTCTGCGCCCGCTACCAGCGCGGCGAGTGCCAGGCCTGCGACCAGCTGCACTTCTGCCGCCGCCACATGCAGGGCAAGTGCCCGAACCGCGACTGCTG GTCTACCTGTACCCTTTCCCATGATATCCACACACCTGTCAACATCCAAGTGCTGAAAAACCACGGGCTTTTTGGCCTCAATGAGGCCCAGCTCCGGATTCTGCTTTTACAGAACGACCCCTGCCTTTTACCAGAG GTCTGTTTGTGCTACAACAAAGGTGAAGCCCTGTATGGCTACTGCATCCTCAAGGACAAATGCAACAAGTTTCATGTGTGCAAGTCCTTTGTCAGGGGAGAGTGCAGGCTTCAGAAATGCAAACGGTCCCACCAACTCATTCACGCGGCATCCCTGAAGCTGCTGGAAGACCAAGGACTGAATGTTTCCAGTGTCGTGAATTTCCAGATAATCTCTACCTACAGGCACGAAAAGCTGCACAAGATGCTTGAAAATAAAG aTAATTCAGCTCCTTCTGCTGAGCACTCACAGGCCCTTGAGAAGCAAGGAAGACCGGTTCCTGGGGCTGCAGAAGCCCGTCCCCTGgcttctgcccctgcccaggcggCCAAGAAGCCATGTGCAG CTCTTTTGAGAAATAATGGACACATAACATGTGGAAGTTTAAGGTGTGCAAGGCTATGA
- the ZC3HAV1L gene encoding zinc finger CCCH-type antiviral protein 1-like isoform X2 has product MAEPTVCSFLTKVLCAHGGRMFLQDLRAHVELSEARLGDVLRQAGPDRFLLQEVAPKEGPWDAEAEVAAGAGGGGGGGPSAWRVVAVSSARLCARYQRGECQACDQLHFCRRHMQGKCPNRDCWSTCTLSHDIHTPVNIQVLKNHGLFGLNEAQLRILLLQNDPCLLPEVCLCYNKGEALYGYCILKDKCNKFHVCKSFVRGECRLQKCKRSHQLIHAASLKLLEDQGLNVSSVVNFQIISTYRHEKLHKMLENKDNSAPSAEHSQALEKQGRPVPGAAEARPLASAPAQAAKKPCAGKP; this is encoded by the exons ATGGCGGAGCCCACCGTGTGCTCCTTCCTCACCAAGGTGCTGTGCGCCCACGGGGGCCGCATGTTCCTGCAGGACCTGCGCGCCCACGTGGAGCTCTCGGAGGCCCGGCTCGGCGACGTGCTGCGCCAGGCCGGGCCCGACCGCTTCCTGCTGCAGGAGGTGGCGCCGAAGGAGGGCCCCTGGGACGCGGAGGCCGAGGTGGCGGCGggtgcgggcggcggcggcggcggcggcccctcGGCCTGGAGGGTGGTGGCCGTGTCCTCCGCGCGCCTCTGCGCCCGCTACCAGCGCGGCGAGTGCCAGGCCTGCGACCAGCTGCACTTCTGCCGCCGCCACATGCAGGGCAAGTGCCCGAACCGCGACTGCTG GTCTACCTGTACCCTTTCCCATGATATCCACACACCTGTCAACATCCAAGTGCTGAAAAACCACGGGCTTTTTGGCCTCAATGAGGCCCAGCTCCGGATTCTGCTTTTACAGAACGACCCCTGCCTTTTACCAGAG GTCTGTTTGTGCTACAACAAAGGTGAAGCCCTGTATGGCTACTGCATCCTCAAGGACAAATGCAACAAGTTTCATGTGTGCAAGTCCTTTGTCAGGGGAGAGTGCAGGCTTCAGAAATGCAAACGGTCCCACCAACTCATTCACGCGGCATCCCTGAAGCTGCTGGAAGACCAAGGACTGAATGTTTCCAGTGTCGTGAATTTCCAGATAATCTCTACCTACAGGCACGAAAAGCTGCACAAGATGCTTGAAAATAAAG aTAATTCAGCTCCTTCTGCTGAGCACTCACAGGCCCTTGAGAAGCAAGGAAGACCGGTTCCTGGGGCTGCAGAAGCCCGTCCCCTGgcttctgcccctgcccaggcggCCAAGAAGCCATGTGCAGGTAAACCGTGA